The genome window CGAAGCCGATTTTACCGGTTTTGGTTTTAAGCCCGGCCACGATGCCGCTGAGATACCGCGCCTGATATACCCTGCCGAAATAGTTCGTGAAGTTTTTTTCATTACGCTTAAACCCCGAGGCGTTGGCGAAGATGACGGAAGGATATTCCTCGGCGAGCGTCGCGCACGCGTCCATGTAGCCCCAGCTGGTGGCGATGATGATGTTGGCCCCGGCGGCGATGCATTCGCGGATCGTGTGTTCGATCATCCTGGCGTCGGACTCGCTTATGTCGAATTTGCGGATGATCTGGGCGTCGCGGAGTCCGAGGGCTTGCTGCATTTTTCTGATGCCTGTCTCGTGGGCGAAGGAATAGCCCGCGCCGTCCGCCTTGTCGAGGTACAGCACGCCGATAACGATTTTCTCTTTCGCCAGGGGGTTGCCGGGGGTCCAGGCTTCTTCGCCGGCGCATCCCGCGCAGAAGAGGGCGCAGAACAGGGCGCAGAACAGGGCGCAGAACAGGGCGCAGAACAGGGCGGCGCGCAAGCCGGACCGGGCCGTCATCCGCCGGGCGGCGCGCTCTTTTTGCGGGGATGTGGGTATATGGCTCATAGTTCGGGCTCATCCGGTTGAAGAGTGCTTTTGACAAAAAATATGGACATGGGTTCCAATCGAGATCACGCAAACGATCATCGAAAAGGCGGAATCACCATGTCCACGAGTTTTGTTTATCATGCCATGGGCCTGTCGGGCTACGAGTATGTGCATCAGAAATTTGAAAGCGGGAGCGTTACATTTCGGCTCCGGCCAAAATGGCGGCTTCTATGCTGTCCGGCCTGCAAATCGAAACAGGTGACCAGACGGGGCATGTATTTTCGAAAGCTGCGCAGTTTGCCTATTGGGCGCAAGCCAATCCGGCTGTTGATTGAAGTGCCGCGCGTCTGGTGTGCCGTTTGTGGCTGCATCAGGCGTATCAGTCTTGGCATTGCGGAGCCCAGACGGAGCTATACACGAGCTTTCGCCCGGCACGTTCTTGAACTGGCCAGACTCATGACACTCAAGGATGTGGCGCTGTTCCTCGGTGTCGGCTGGGACTGCGTGAAGGACATTGTCAAGCGCAATCTGGCTCGACGCTTCGCTCGCCCAAGGCTGCGCAGCGTGCGGTATCTGGCCATAGACGAAATCAGCGTTCGGAAAGGGCACAAGTACCTGACTCTGGTCATGGACCTTGAGAGCGGCGCGGTGCTCTTTGTTGGCGATGGCAAGGGCGCGAAATGTCTGGAGCCGTTTTGGGTGATGCTTCGCCGTTCCCGCGCCAAGGTCCAGGCCGTGGCGACGGATATGAGCACCGCCTACATCGGCGCGGTATTGGACAATCTGCCGGGAGTCCCCCTGGTCTTTGATCACTTCCATGTGGTCAAGCTGATGAATGAAGCACTTACAGAAATCAGACGCGGTCTGCATCGCGAGGCGGACGTTATGGGCAAGAAGGTGTTGAAAGGCAGTCGATGGATTCTACTCAAGAATCCTGAGAATCTTTCAGCGGAGCGCGATGAAGCGGCCAAACTGCAAGAGGCGCTGAAGCTCAACGAGCCGTTGGCGGTGGCCTACTATATGAAGGAAGACCTGCGGCAATTTTGGAGTCAGTCAAACAGGGAAGCTGCACAAGTGGCTATAGACGATTGGGTAAGCCGCGCCCAGGCGTCAGACATTGGTCCGCTTATGCGTGTGGCAACGACCCTCGCTGGGCTCAAATTCGGCATCCTGAATTGGTACGAGCACCCCATATCCTCTGGACGCATGGAAGGGACCAACAACAAAATCAAGGTGCTCAAGCGGATGGCCTACGGATACAGAGACATGGAGTTTTTCAAACTCAGAATCCTCGCCATTCACGAGGCAAAGTACGCTTTAACCGGATGAACCATAGTTCGGTGACGGTACGGTAGTCCCGTTGGTTGTCGGCCCTTTCCCTCAATGCTCCCGCGCGCGGCGGGCAACGCCGCGACACGGCCGCCATGGATACCTCTCCCGTCAAAGAGCCGGGCGGGGCATATCCGCAACAAGCCCGCCGGGGCAGCGCAAGGCTGCCGGGATGGTCCCAAGGCGGGTACGTGTTGTGGTGCGTCCAACGTACTGAAACCGGGAAGAACCCGCAATCATTTCTTATTGTGCCAGTACACGCGGCAACCGGACGGGAACGCGGAGGTTGTCAATAATGCCCTGATTTTACGTGCAAAAAAACGAAAGAAAAAAGTGAATTAATCCTTGCCATTCAAAAGTGAATGGCTTAAAGCTAAAACAATAGTTTTTGCAGGAGTCTTTTCCATGCCCAGAAGCTTACGTTCCATAAACCGCGCAACCGCGTGTGACAGACAGACGGCATCCGCTGTCTCTTCTGTCGTGCGCAACGTTGTCGTAGTAGTAAGCTGGCCTTTCCAGGGAGGCGAGGGTAACCTTTAACGGAAGAGTAAAGTTGTTACGCTCCTGCTGAAAAAGCGGCCTCCCCAGGGAGGCCGCTTTTTTTTGGCGGCGCTCCCGGCGGGGACAAAAAAGCAGGTGTGACCATTCGGACATTGTAACAGATAGAGGATTGTACCATGTTGTTCACAGACAAACTCCGCTCAGCAACCCATGAAGAACTTTGCCGGGATTTCTCCATCGCCGTGATGCCCGACTTCAACTTCGCTTTCGACGTTGTAGACCGCAAGGCTTTTCTGACCCCTGACGCTGTTTGTGTCCGCCATATCGACGATTCGTTCGCGCGCCGGGATTTCACTTACAAGGACATGGCAAGGGCCTCCAGCAAAATGGCAAACGCCCTGAAAGGCCTTGGCCTGAAAAAGGGCGACAAGGTGCTCCTGATGCTGCACCGCCGCATCGAATGGTGGCAGGCCATGCTCGGCCTGCACAAACTGGGCGCGGTGGCCATCCCTTCCCCGGCGCAACTGACCCCCCATGACATCGCGTTCCGCTGCCGCAAATCCAGAGCCAAGGCCATCATCACGGATTACCGGATCAGCGGCGGGGTGGAATCTGTCCGGGAAAGCCTGCCGGACCTCTGCTTCTGCATCCAGGCCGGGCCCGAACAGGCCGGGGAAACAGCCGCCCTGCCTTCCGCCCTGCCTTCCGAAGGTTGGCTTGATCTCGCCGCCCTGCTGGAAGACGCCTCCCCGGCCTTCCCCCGCCCCCTTTCCGACGAAGAGCTTGCCTGCGGCAAGGACCCCCTGCTGATTTTCTTCTCCTCCGGCACCACGGGCATGCCCAAGATGGTTCTGCACAACCACGAGTACCCCCTGGGGCATTATTTCACCGCCGCCTACTGGCACAACGTGGAGCCCGGCGATCTGCACATGGCTGTCGCCGACACCGGCTGGGCCAAAGCTGCCTGGGGAAAGTTTTACGGCCAGTGGATGGCCGGGGCCACCTCCCTCATTTACGACTTCCGCGGGAAGTTCTGCCCGGCCAATCTGCTCCGGGTCATCACCGGGGAAAGGGTCAACAGCTTCTGCGCCCCGCCCACCGTGTACCGCCACCTGATCCAGGAAGACCTGGCGCAGTATGACTTTTCCCACCTGCGGCATTGCGCCGCTGCCGGTGAGCCCCTCAACGAGAGCGTGATCCATGACTGGAAGCAGGCCACCGGCCTGAACATCCACGAAGGGTTCGGCCAGTCGGAAACCGCCCTTATGATCGCCTCGCTCCCCTGCATGGAATTCAGGGCCGGTTCTATCGGCAAGCCGGTTCCGGGCTGGGATGTGGCTCTCCTGGACGACAACGGGGAAATCTGCCCGGCGGGCGAGGAAGGGGAGATCTGCGTGCGCATCGCCGAAAAACGCCCCCACGGCATTTTCACCGGATATCTGGACGAGTCGGGGCAGATCATCTCCGCCAGACGCGGCGATTGGTACCATACGGGCGACAAGGCCCGGACGGACGAGGACGGCTACTACTGGTTCCTCGGCAGGGTGGACGATTTAATCAAGACCTCGGGGTACCGCGTGGGCCCTTTTGAAGTGGAAAGCGCGCTGGTCTCCCACCCCGCCGTGCTGGAGGCCGCCGTGACCGGCGTGCCCGACGCCGTCCGGGGCCAGGCCATCAAGGCCAGCGTCGTGCTGACCAAAGACTACGCGCCTTCGCGTGAGCTTGTTCAGGAAATTCAGGAGTATGTGAAAAGCATAACCGCGCCGTACAAATACCCCAGAATTGTGGAATTCGTGAAGGAACTGCCGAAAACTTTCAGCGGCAAGATAAAGCGGGCGGAGATCCGCGAAAGGGATCTGAAGACCGCGTAATGGTGGAAAAAACGCACAAGGAGCCGCCGGGGCGGTTCCTTGTGCGTTCTCGTCTTGAGGCCGTGAAGGGATGTGACGTACGCTGCCTCCAGGCAAAACGAAACGGCGGGCCGACATAAAAGCGGCCAGCCGTTTCGGCATGGATCCGGGGACGTACGTTACGCGCCACCCGCCGGAGCGTCCGTATTGCCGGACGAGCCTGCGTCCGTATCGGCAAACCAGCTCAGCGCTTCCTCAATCCGTGCCATGGAAGCTCCGGGCGCGTCGTATCGGCCGACATGGCGCTGCACGGGGGTTTTGGCGTTGGCGCCCTTGGCCAGGGCAACGTTACCCACACCCAAGCCGTCGCTTGCCGCTGGGGCATCGTCGGAACGGTGCATCCCGCGTCCTTCGGAGGGCAGCATTTCCGTCATGAGTTCCGCGGTTTTTTCCGCCTGAAACCGGGCCACGGTAAGGGCGCCGCCCTCTGTGTCCTTGCCGTCCGTAACGTTGCCATCGCGGGGGCCTTCGGACAATTTCCGCGCTTCTTCGGAAATGGTTACCGTGTCGCCGGATTGCTGCGCATGGGTCGCTGTGGGGTTTTGCGGGAGGGCGCTGTCCAGCGTGCCGTTACCGGCTGTCTCCTTGAGCGCGTCCTTGTGGCTGAGGGTGGCATACAGATCGTTTCCGATTCCTTGCAGCATGGGAGTGACCATTTACGTGCTCCTTGCGGGGTGGAGGAGTACCCGTCCAGATGTGCATGCCGGAGTGAACCCTTGTTCTCGGCGAATCTACATTCCTTATCGGGCTGTAACGGTTTTGGATTAGGGCAAAAAAATATTTTTTCGATGTTGCGTACCCGGCGTCCGTCCGGGCTTGCCGGTCCCCGGGAGCGGAAAATGGCGGGAAAGGGATATTTCCTGTTTCGGAATTATTTTATGTTGTTTTTACCCTACTGCCAGAGGAGACTCCTCTTGACGAACGGCAAAACGGCATTACTCTATGGATATAAATTTCCGTTTAAGGAGGATGCCATGAATATCACCAAATATTATCCGTCGCGCTGGTTCAGCCATGAAGACGACGACAGGGCTCCTGCCGTCCGCCGCCGTGGTGAAAACCCCAGGGATGCGTTCCATTCGGAAGTTGACCGCATGTTTGACGATTTCTTCACGGGTTTCGGGTTCTCCCCCATGCCGTCGCTGCTCGGCAGACACGGCGGGGGCGAGGCGCTCCTGAAGCCGAGCCTGGATCTTGCCGCGTCCGACAAGGAATATACCGTGGCCGTGGAACTGCCCGGCGTGGACGAGAAGGACATTGCCGTTGAAGTGAAGAGGGACACCCTTACGATACGCGGCGAGAAGAAAAGGGAATTCGAGGACAAGGACGAAAAGGGCGTATACCGGATGGAGCGCAGCTACGGCTCTTTCTACCGCACCCTTGCCTTGCCGGGAGACGCCGATATTGACGGCATCAAGGCCGCTTTTGACAAGGGCGTGCTCCGGCTGATCATCCCGAGGACAGAGACCGAGGATACGAAGAAAATAGCCATCACCAACGGGTAGAACGAATCCCGCCGTTGACGGCGAAGAGCGAAATGCCGCCGGGGTACCCAGATATCCCGGCGGCATTGTGTTTTCCGTGGTATGGGCTACTGCGTCAGCACCGTGAGCGCGACGTCAATGTTGCCCCTGGTCGCGTTGGAATAGGGGCAGGTCTGGTGGGCCAGCTCGACGAGTTTTTCGGCTTCCGCCTTGTCCATGCCCGGCAGCTTCACGGTGAGCGCCACCTGCAGGCCGAGCTTCTCGCCCGAGGTGCCGAGATCCACTGCCGCCACGATGGAAGGGTTAGGGCTGATGGCTATTTTTTTCTTGCCCGCCAGCATTTTCATGGCGGAGAGGAAGCAGGCCGCGTACCCGGCGGCAAAAAGCTGCTCGGGGTTGGTGGCGTTGCCGCCCGCTCCGCCCATTTCCTTGGGCATGCCCAATTTGACCCTAAGGTTGCCGTCCCCGGACACGGCTTCGCCGTCGCGCCCGCCCGTTACCGTGACTGTGGTGGAGTACATGATTTTTGAAAGAGCCATACGACCTCCGGATGTATGTTTTAGTATGGAGTACTATAGGGAAGCGCATGCGGCCACGATATTATTATTGCTTGAGGGAAAAATCCGTTCCTTGCGAAACGGACAACTTTTTTCCTCGTTGCGTTACTGTAACTGCGCGGATGACGCCGCCTGGAATATTAAAAAGTGTTACATGATCCGCTAAAAAAGGGCCGGTGTGATGACAAGATCGCTAAAATGTGCCATTGCTATAGCCTGGAGGGTTTTTGAACATGCAACAAGCGCGGGTGCGGCATGAGTGACAGCGCCAAAAAAATACTGGTCATCGATGACGACGAGCGGTTGCACGAACGGGTGCAGGATTTCCTGCACGCCAACGGCTACACCTATATCAAACTCACCGGCGGGGCCGATGTGCTGCACACGCTGGAGACCTACCGGCCCGACATCGTTCTTCTGGACGTCATGATGCCCGGCGAGGACGGGTTTTCCGTCCTGTTAAAAATCAGGGGCGCGTCCAAAGTGCCGGTCATCATGCTGACGGCCCGGGGTGAGGATACGGACCGCATCATCGGCCTGGAGCTCGGCGCCGATGATTACCTGGCGAAACCGTTCAACCCGAGGGAACTGCTCGCGCGCATCCGGGCCGTGCTGCGCCGGGCCGAACCGCAGGAGAACGGCGCCGCCAGGGAACCGGCGCCGGAACACGAGGACGCGGAATCGGCCAGCGCCGTGAACGTGGCCTTTTCCGCCGGGGAGGTGCGCGTCGGTTCCTATGTGCTCGATACCAGACGCCAGACCCTTTCGCGCGGCAAGAACACGACCTCGCTTTCCACGGCCGAGCTTTGCCTGCTGCACGCGTTTATGACCCGCGTGGAGACGGTCCTCGGCAGGGAACAGCTCATGCTTCTCGCCTTCGGCAGTGACGAACACTCCACCGCCCGCAGCATCGACGTGCACATCAGCCGCTTGCGGGCGCTGTTACGGGACCTCGGCGAACCCTCAACGCGCATCCGCACGGTTTGGGGATCCGGCTATTGCTGGATTGGGGAATAAGTGTATGCGGTTCTTCTCGCGCCTCTGGCAGCAAGTGTTTTTTTACTCCCTCGTGCTGATCGTCGCGTCCGGGGCGATGGGTATTTTTCTGCTGTACGACAATCTGATAAACAAAGCCTCAAGCGTCGTCATCGCCTTTACCACGGAGGTGCGCAACGCCCTGACGGGGCAGACGCCGGCCGAAGCGGACAGGTTCCTCCAACGCTTCAACAACCAGGAAGCCAGATTCTGGATAGAGGATGAGCGGGGTATCCTGCTCGCCGGAGAGCGATTCGGCGGCCGGTCCGGCAAGGACTGGGAGCCGCATTTGCTCAATCTCGAGCACTCCGGGGAAATCGCCTTGTGGCAGACGGAATTCAAGAACTCGCTTTTCCTGGCCATCACGCCCTGCGCTCTTAAGGACAGGGATGCCACCCTGTACGCCATCTATATGCCCTTTCCGGTCCCGCCGCTGGAGACGGTGCTTTCTCCCGGCATCATCACCATCGCGCTGATAACGGGCCTTCTGGCCCTCTGGATCGCGCGGAAGGTGGGCGGCCCGCTGCGCCGTCTGCAGCGCGAAGTTTCCGAAATTTCAGGCACCCTGCAACTGAACCATGTCACCGTTTCCGGCTCCGGCGAGATCGCGGACGTCGCGCGGGCCATCAACCGCCTGGTGGGCGGGTTGCGACGGCACATTACCGGGATGAACAAGCTTGTTTTGAATATCTCGCACGAACTGCGCTCCCCCATCACGCGCATGGCCTTGTCCGCCGAGATGATCGGCGAAGGGCTGGAGCTTCTGAAACAGCGGAAAAACAACGGCACCGCGCAGGAGGAGGCGGTTATCAGCCTGGCGGAAAAGAATTTTGAAGCCCTGCGCCAGGAACTGGTGCACATGGATAATCTCATCGGCAGCACCTTGCTTTCCAGCAAGCTGGACGTGCAGGACCCGGGCGACCTGAAGGAGGCGGTCTCCCTTTCCGCCTTGTGCGAGAATACGGCGGAACGGTATGAAACCATGTTCCGCCAGGCGGATATCCGCTTCATGCGCGGCATAGACGGCGGCATCACCGTGACCGGCGATGCGACTCTTCTGGTGCAGGCTCTCACCAACCTGTTGGACAATGCCGTGAAATACGCGTCCGGCCCGGAGCCGCAGGTGCGTTTGCGCCTTGTGCGCGAGAACGGGTATGCGGTGATCGATGTGGAAAATACGCACCCCCCCCTGCCGCGGGAAGCCCTCGATCATATTTTTGACGCCTATTTCCGGTACGAGCAGCGGACCGGCACCGGGGTGGGCCTCGGCCTTGCCATTGTGCAGAAAATCGTTCTGCTCCACCGGGGCAAAGCCATAGCCGAAAACACCGAAGCCGGCGTCCGTTTCCGCCTGTCGCTGCCGGTCCGTTCCGGCGGGTGACGCGGCGGGATTCCATTTTTTCCTGTTTTCTAAGCAAAGAAATACTTTGTAACACTTGTTACAAAGTATGAGGCCGTTGACAAAGTCCTCTTTGGCAGCGGCCCGCCGCGTAGGCGTAGGCGGGATTCATTCCCGCCGTTAAACGCCGGAGCGAGCGTGCCTTTACAAAACCCGGCTTTGCGGGGTTTGTCATCAAACTGATACTTTGTGCCACTTGTTACAAAGTATTTCTTTTCATCAATTTGTATTTCGCTCTATTGAACCGTTTTTTGTTTCCTCTAGGATGGCATCATCCGGAAAGGTTTTACGCGCCGCATACGGTCAAAACCGTCGGTGAAAGAGTCTTTCCTCCCGCGTCTGGGGGCGCGGGGAAACATGTAACCAACCATCTTTGGGGGATCCCATGACTACCACACCCATTTCCACTCTTTCCGCACGTCCGGTGAACGTTCTTTCCGTACCCGCGCCAAAAGCCGGGGACGCTCTTGCCGTGGAGATGATTCCCGGCAGCGCGGTGGAACTGCCGTTCAACCCTGGTGACGCCACCGCGTCCCGGGTGGGCAACGATCTTGTGTTCGAACAGGAAGACAGCGGCAGCGTCAGTATCAACAACTTTTTCGTGGTGGAAGACGGCGGCGGCCTGCCCAGCCTTATCCTTCCCGGCGGAGAAGAAGTTGCGGCGGCCGATGCCCTGGCCGGCAGCGGGGTTGAGCTTGAAACGGCCGCCGGGCCGGGGGCCGCCGGCAACGCGCCGGGCAGCGGCTCCGGCGAGTATGCGGACGACCCGGGCAGCCTCGTCGACGGGATCAGCCGCCTCGGCAGCCTCGGCACCATTTATTGGGACCGGGCCACGGAAGTTCCGGAACAGTACCAAAACCTGGAATTTCCGGGCGGCGGTATCGGTCTCGGCGCCCAGTCGGATCTGGGCGGTCTGATCGGCATCGTGGGCGGGGTGTATGAAGACGGTCTGCCCTTCCAGCACCTGGGCGACCGGGAAACCTTCGTTCCGGCCCAATTGGTGTTTACGTTTACCCCGACCGGCACCACGGTGGTCGACGGTATCCATATTTCCGGCTTCCCGGCGGGCACGGTCATCATCCTCGGCGACCCCCACGATCCCGACTCGCCGAGAATAACCATCTCCGGCCCGGGCCAGGTCCTGGATTTCACGGAACAGGACTTCGCCAACGGCGTGTATCTTGTGCCGCCCAAAAACAGCGACGCGGACATCACCATCACCATCGACGTGGATGTCCACGCTGAAAGCTCCGGATATTCCGGCACTATAAGCGGCACCACCACCATTGTCGTGGACGCCGTCGCCGACAGGCCGGACCTGGACGAATACGGCGCGGCAGCCGACTCCAGCACCCATGTCTCGGACAAGACTACGTCCGATCAAGAATACGACCACGGCTTTAATAAAACCGAGAGCACGGTCAGCACCGGCGAAAACGGCGGCGGGGCGA of uncultured delta proteobacterium contains these proteins:
- a CDS encoding transposase; translated protein: MSTSFVYHAMGLSGYEYVHQKFESGSVTFRLRPKWRLLCCPACKSKQVTRRGMYFRKLRSLPIGRKPIRLLIEVPRVWCAVCGCIRRISLGIAEPRRSYTRAFARHVLELARLMTLKDVALFLGVGWDCVKDIVKRNLARRFARPRLRSVRYLAIDEISVRKGHKYLTLVMDLESGAVLFVGDGKGAKCLEPFWVMLRRSRAKVQAVATDMSTAYIGAVLDNLPGVPLVFDHFHVVKLMNEALTEIRRGLHREADVMGKKVLKGSRWILLKNPENLSAERDEAAKLQEALKLNEPLAVAYYMKEDLRQFWSQSNREAAQVAIDDWVSRAQASDIGPLMRVATTLAGLKFGILNWYEHPISSGRMEGTNNKIKVLKRMAYGYRDMEFFKLRILAIHEAKYALTG
- a CDS encoding hypothetical protein (Evidence 5 : No homology to any previously reported sequences), whose protein sequence is MSEWSHLLFCPRRERRQKKAASLGRPLFQQERNNFTLPLKVTLASLERPAYYYDNVAHDRRDSGCRLSVTRGCAVYGT
- the acsm gene encoding Acyl-coenzyme A synthetase ACSM4, with translation MLFTDKLRSATHEELCRDFSIAVMPDFNFAFDVVDRKAFLTPDAVCVRHIDDSFARRDFTYKDMARASSKMANALKGLGLKKGDKVLLMLHRRIEWWQAMLGLHKLGAVAIPSPAQLTPHDIAFRCRKSRAKAIITDYRISGGVESVRESLPDLCFCIQAGPEQAGETAALPSALPSEGWLDLAALLEDASPAFPRPLSDEELACGKDPLLIFFSSGTTGMPKMVLHNHEYPLGHYFTAAYWHNVEPGDLHMAVADTGWAKAAWGKFYGQWMAGATSLIYDFRGKFCPANLLRVITGERVNSFCAPPTVYRHLIQEDLAQYDFSHLRHCAAAGEPLNESVIHDWKQATGLNIHEGFGQSETALMIASLPCMEFRAGSIGKPVPGWDVALLDDNGEICPAGEEGEICVRIAEKRPHGIFTGYLDESGQIISARRGDWYHTGDKARTDEDGYYWFLGRVDDLIKTSGYRVGPFEVESALVSHPAVLEAAVTGVPDAVRGQAIKASVVLTKDYAPSRELVQEIQEYVKSITAPYKYPRIVEFVKELPKTFSGKIKRAEIRERDLKTA
- a CDS encoding hypothetical protein (Evidence 5 : No homology to any previously reported sequences), with the protein product MVTPMLQGIGNDLYATLSHKDALKETAGNGTLDSALPQNPTATHAQQSGDTVTISEEARKLSEGPRDGNVTDGKDTEGGALTVARFQAEKTAELMTEMLPSEGRGMHRSDDAPAASDGLGVGNVALAKGANAKTPVQRHVGRYDAPGASMARIEEALSWFADTDAGSSGNTDAPAGGA
- a CDS encoding Molecular chaperone (Small heat shock protein), which produces MNITKYYPSRWFSHEDDDRAPAVRRRGENPRDAFHSEVDRMFDDFFTGFGFSPMPSLLGRHGGGEALLKPSLDLAASDKEYTVAVELPGVDEKDIAVEVKRDTLTIRGEKKREFEDKDEKGVYRMERSYGSFYRTLALPGDADIDGIKAAFDKGVLRLIIPRTETEDTKKIAITNG
- the ohr gene encoding Organic hydroperoxide resistance protein, producing MALSKIMYSTTVTVTGGRDGEAVSGDGNLRVKLGMPKEMGGAGGNATNPEQLFAAGYAACFLSAMKMLAGKKKIAISPNPSIVAAVDLGTSGEKLGLQVALTVKLPGMDKAEAEKLVELAHQTCPYSNATRGNIDVALTVLTQ
- a CDS encoding Response regulator receiver; the encoded protein is MSDSAKKILVIDDDERLHERVQDFLHANGYTYIKLTGGADVLHTLETYRPDIVLLDVMMPGEDGFSVLLKIRGASKVPVIMLTARGEDTDRIIGLELGADDYLAKPFNPRELLARIRAVLRRAEPQENGAAREPAPEHEDAESASAVNVAFSAGEVRVGSYVLDTRRQTLSRGKNTTSLSTAELCLLHAFMTRVETVLGREQLMLLAFGSDEHSTARSIDVHISRLRALLRDLGEPSTRIRTVWGSGYCWIGE
- a CDS encoding putative Histidine kinase (Evidence 3 : Function proposed based on presence of conserved amino acid motif, structural feature or limited homology; Product type pe : putative enzyme), which produces MRFFSRLWQQVFFYSLVLIVASGAMGIFLLYDNLINKASSVVIAFTTEVRNALTGQTPAEADRFLQRFNNQEARFWIEDERGILLAGERFGGRSGKDWEPHLLNLEHSGEIALWQTEFKNSLFLAITPCALKDRDATLYAIYMPFPVPPLETVLSPGIITIALITGLLALWIARKVGGPLRRLQREVSEISGTLQLNHVTVSGSGEIADVARAINRLVGGLRRHITGMNKLVLNISHELRSPITRMALSAEMIGEGLELLKQRKNNGTAQEEAVISLAEKNFEALRQELVHMDNLIGSTLLSSKLDVQDPGDLKEAVSLSALCENTAERYETMFRQADIRFMRGIDGGITVTGDATLLVQALTNLLDNAVKYASGPEPQVRLRLVRENGYAVIDVENTHPPLPREALDHIFDAYFRYEQRTGTGVGLGLAIVQKIVLLHRGKAIAENTEAGVRFRLSLPVRSGG